Proteins encoded together in one Halorubellus sp. JP-L1 window:
- a CDS encoding MFS transporter produces the protein MKFGRLVLGNISVSLGWWFSFVTLSSRFVFEDGISALPVAGITIIGLLPTVVVSPLSGVLADRVDRRQLMVVTQVLSAVVAASFLVLESLPTLYLAFFCLALFAEVFKPAQRAMVTELVASSRLLRANVVLKLTSMVAPGIAGVALAAFSRELLLGTVAALYVGTAIVLLGLPTSTVDADPSTRFSAGFLNGLRQFSTAPVLLLVTAVSTLGYGTIDAYKTLLPLYVRDVLLLDQATYGVLTAVTSFGAVAGGLAMSHYEESITETVALTLTLPVAGASFLALVVAQTLPVAVAASAVLGIAVAIVVSCGTTVVQRYGGTEFTGRLIGLYRSINKIGQIVAMAVMGALSSATGIARLFFGAGTVLVATGLVALVVIYRQQGVFDVDSAVTQNAD, from the coding sequence ATGAAGTTCGGGCGGCTTGTCCTCGGAAATATCTCAGTATCACTCGGCTGGTGGTTCTCCTTCGTGACGCTCAGCAGCCGATTCGTCTTCGAAGACGGCATCAGCGCGCTCCCCGTCGCCGGCATCACGATCATCGGTCTCCTCCCGACCGTCGTCGTGAGTCCGCTCTCCGGAGTACTCGCGGATCGCGTCGACCGGCGGCAGTTGATGGTCGTGACGCAGGTACTCAGCGCAGTCGTCGCCGCCAGCTTCCTCGTGCTCGAGTCGTTGCCGACGCTGTACCTCGCGTTCTTCTGTCTCGCGTTGTTCGCGGAAGTGTTCAAGCCAGCGCAGCGCGCGATGGTGACCGAGCTCGTCGCGAGTTCGCGCCTCCTCAGGGCCAACGTCGTCCTCAAACTCACCTCGATGGTCGCCCCCGGGATCGCTGGCGTCGCGCTCGCTGCGTTCTCCCGCGAACTCTTGCTCGGGACCGTGGCCGCGCTCTACGTTGGGACGGCGATCGTCCTCCTCGGACTACCGACGTCGACCGTCGATGCGGACCCGTCGACGCGGTTCTCCGCAGGATTCCTGAACGGCCTCCGACAGTTCTCGACCGCACCCGTCTTGCTGCTGGTCACCGCAGTCAGCACCCTCGGGTACGGGACCATCGACGCGTACAAGACGCTCCTGCCGCTGTACGTCAGAGACGTCCTCCTGTTGGACCAGGCCACGTACGGCGTCCTGACCGCGGTGACGTCGTTCGGCGCGGTCGCGGGCGGACTCGCGATGTCGCACTACGAGGAGTCGATCACGGAGACGGTCGCACTCACGCTGACGCTCCCCGTCGCTGGCGCGAGCTTCCTGGCGCTCGTCGTCGCCCAGACGCTTCCCGTGGCGGTCGCCGCGAGCGCGGTCCTCGGCATCGCCGTCGCCATCGTCGTCTCGTGCGGGACGACCGTCGTCCAGCGGTACGGCGGCACGGAGTTCACCGGGCGACTCATCGGGCTCTACCGGAGCATCAACAAGATCGGGCAGATAGTCGCGATGGCGGTGATGGGTGCACTGAGTAGCGCCACCGGCATCGCGAGGCTGTTCTTCGGGGCCGGGACCGTCCTCGTCGCCACCGGACTGGTCGCACTCGTCGTCATCTACCGCCAGCAGGGAGTGTTCGACGTCGATTCAGCCGTCACCCAGAACGCCGACTGA
- a CDS encoding polyprenyl synthetase family protein yields the protein MWSPIERWREPIDDRLETVLPPTVTDECLREWIGPAREQYDVTAVQETLADPVWDLLDRGGKRWRAVLAAVCFEALDAEPRAHLDYACIPELVHNGSLLVDDVEDEAALRRGGPTIHREYGRDVALNAGNALYFLPFRLLERTATDLDSATQCELYRRLTAELMSLHVGQGMDVHWHSSPRPEVAPASYLEMSARKTGSLARLSTDVPAIVTNQPPAVREALRAYATDVAVAFQISDDVLDVETAAEHGGSFGKEFGNDIKEGKVTLLTIAALEQADSADERRLREVLADDDPDRDDVADALAVLRETGSVEYARDQAIRFGDRARSHLEGLDLRTEPMADLEAFAAFAVERVV from the coding sequence ATGTGGTCCCCAATCGAGCGATGGCGCGAACCCATCGACGACCGACTGGAAACGGTGCTTCCCCCCACAGTGACCGACGAGTGCCTCCGGGAATGGATCGGCCCGGCCCGCGAGCAGTACGACGTGACGGCCGTCCAGGAGACCCTCGCCGACCCCGTCTGGGACCTCCTGGATCGTGGCGGGAAGCGCTGGCGCGCGGTGCTCGCCGCCGTCTGCTTCGAGGCGCTCGACGCCGAACCGAGAGCGCACCTCGACTACGCTTGCATCCCGGAACTCGTTCACAACGGCTCGCTCCTGGTCGACGACGTCGAGGACGAAGCCGCGCTACGGCGTGGCGGTCCGACGATCCACCGCGAGTACGGACGGGACGTTGCCCTCAACGCCGGCAACGCCCTCTACTTCCTCCCGTTCCGCCTCCTCGAACGGACCGCGACCGACCTGGACTCGGCGACCCAGTGCGAACTCTACCGACGCCTGACGGCCGAACTCATGAGTCTCCACGTCGGTCAAGGGATGGACGTCCACTGGCACTCGTCGCCTCGCCCCGAGGTGGCGCCGGCGAGCTACCTGGAGATGAGCGCTCGGAAGACGGGAAGTCTCGCGCGGCTCTCGACGGACGTTCCCGCAATCGTCACGAACCAGCCGCCTGCCGTCCGCGAGGCGCTCCGCGCGTACGCGACGGACGTCGCCGTCGCGTTCCAGATCAGCGACGACGTCCTCGACGTCGAGACGGCCGCCGAGCACGGCGGGTCCTTCGGGAAGGAGTTCGGGAACGACATCAAGGAAGGGAAGGTGACGTTGTTGACGATCGCGGCGCTGGAGCAGGCGGATTCGGCCGACGAACGCCGTCTCCGCGAGGTGCTGGCCGACGACGACCCGGACCGCGACGACGTCGCCGACGCGCTCGCGGTGCTGCGGGAGACGGGGAGCGTCGAGTACGCCCGCGACCAGGCCATCCGGTTCGGCGACCGAGCCCGTAGTCACCTCGAGGGACTCGACCTGCGGACGGAACCGATGGCGGACCTGGAGGCGTTCGCCGCGTTCGCCGTCGAGCGGGTCGTCTGA